TGGGGGATCGTCGCGGAGATAGGTCCTCTTTCAGAAGGGAATCGTCGCGGAGATCGGACCTTTTCCATAACGGGAGAGGGTGGCTGTGGATGGGGTTGAATTACTTCTTTTTGACGGACTGCTTCGGCATGCAGGCGCCGCTCGATTCGAGGAATTCGGCGGCGTTGTAGATCAAGAACGGCTCCGACGAGAGCGGATGAGCGTTCATCGTCAGGCGGATTTTATGGAGATCGACGCCTTGCTTCTTGAGCGCCGCCAGGCCTTTTAGGACCATGGCCGGGTTGGGTTCGTAGTGGCCGCTCTTGTCGGTGATGTCGGTGAGTTCGCCGTCGGAGTTGAACTTCATTTCGCCGGCCGACAAGACCGGAGCGCCGGCCAAGAGGCTGGAGTGGTTGAACGTGCCGCGGTTGTAGGCGCCGGCGAGAATCTTGTCGTCGCTGCCGACGACGAACACGACTTCGGTGTGTTCCGGGTCGGAGCCCAGGAGAGCCTTGGGCAGCTTTCCGCCCTGCATTTCGTGGTCTTTTCGCTCCTCCTCGGTGAGATATTTGACGCTGCTCATTGGCTTGGTCTTGCCGTCTTCGCCGATGAGGCCGGCTTGTTTCAAGCGGTTCTTGCCGGCGACGTCGCCGCCGCGGTCGAGCTTTTCCATCCATTCGTTGAAGCTGTCTTCGGCGTCGCACGTGCGCCAGACATCGAAGAAGGGGGCGATGGCCCGGCCGTAGCGATTCTTGGCGTCGATCAATTCGGCGTGGTAGAGATCGGCCATCGGCTTGGCGCCCTGGTCTTCGCCGCCGTGGAGCTGCGCGGCGCGGCCCACGCCGCGGCGCAGTTTTTCCAGCGGCGTCGGCGTGCGCACCCCGCCGCTCGAGCGGCCTTGCATGCGGATCGAGCTGTATTTCTTGGTGATTTCATCCATGGTCAGGCCGGTGGTCGGATGATGTTCGAACGAACCGGCCGTGGCTTTGATGCTGACCACATTCTGCTTCGTGCTTGAATCGTAGCGAAGCATCCAGGTTCCCTTGGGCGCTTCGAGCAGCTCGGCCTCGGCTTGGGATTGGCTCATGCTGCCGAGATTCTTCTCGTGCTTGTAGATCAGCGATTGGCGAACGCCCTCTTCGCTGGAATCGAACTGCGGGGCGGTCGAAGTTTGCGTCGGGGGCGGCGTCGTGGATTTCACCGTGGATTGCGTCGTGGATTGCGTCGTGGATTGCGTCGTGCCGGATTTCGCGCCCGGCTTCAGCACTTTGCTCGGTTCGACCTTGCAGCGCTGCACCATGTCTTGGAGGTGCGAGTCGATGCCCTTGTCGAAGCTGAGAAAATGGCCGAACGTTCCGTCGCCGCGGTGGAGCGACAGAACGGATTGCTGTTGGCTGGCCGAGAAGCGGAGCAGCCAGGTGCCTTCGGGTGTGCCGGTCAGAAGCTTTTCGGCGCCGCCGCGATCCATGTTGCCATGGTTGATCGCCAGGCCGTGGAGCAATTTTTGGTTCTCGCTCAAGCCGCTCGAATCTTCTTCCTTTTCTTTCGGCTTGCCTTCGGATTCGGATTTACTCGGGGCAGAGGTATGGCCCGGCTTGACATTCAGATTTGCCACCAGGCCGTTGCCGTGGACGATGTCGGAAAGCGTGGCGTCTTTATCTTTATCGAGGGTGAGGAAGTGGGCGATTTTTCCGCCGGATTCCTTGATCGTCAGCACGGTTTGATTCTGGTTGGTCGAAAATCGCAGCAGCCAACTTCCTTCCGGGGCGTTTTCCAAGAGCTTCGCGGCGGCGGAACTGTCCATCGCGCCGTGGTGGAACGGAAGCTTCTGCAAGGCTTGCTGGTTTTCGCTCAGCCCGCCCGTGTCGGTCTTCTTGTCGCCGGATTCGGTCGATGGCTTCGTTTGCTGCGTGGCGAACTTTTGGCCGGGCCTGACGTTCAGTTCCTTATGGAGCTGGTAGCGCTGTTCGATTTCGCCGATCGACAGGTCTTTTCCTTCGATGTTGCTGAACAAGTGGCGAATACCCTGCGGCCCTTTGATGCTGACCACCGACTGATTTTGATTGGTCGAGTAGCGCAGCAGCCAACTGCCGAACGGGGCGTTTTCCAGTAGCTTGCCAGCCGCGGCGCTATCGATCGCGCCATGATGGTAGGGCAACTGCCTGAGCAACTCCTGGCCGCTGCCGCTGCCCGTCGAGCCGCTGCCTGTCGAGCTGCTGCCCGACGACGAACCTTCGTCGGAATGATGCTCGTCGCTTTCGACATCTTTTTCGTCGTCGATCTCGAATCCGCCGCCGCGGACAACCACCTTCGGATTGCCTTTGGTTTGCGTGTAGATCGCCTTCTTGATGCTGCGGGCCAGGCCACCGGGAGGTTTTTCATCCAGAACGAACACATAGGTCGAGCCTTCGACGACGACGGTTCCTTCGACCAGCTTGCCGCCACCGCCGGCAAGCTCTTTCGCGGTTTGGCGCTGCGTGCCGCTGATGGCCGACTTTGCCAACACCAAACCCGGCGCTTTGCCGAGCGCGACGACGAAATTCCGCGGGCCGGTCTTGGCGGCCTTCAGTTGCGAAAGCAGATCGGCGTCCGGCTCTTCGTGTTCGTCGTGTTTGCCGTTGCTGCCGGCAAACGACTTCTCGGCCTTTTTGATTTCTTCATCGACGGTGCGAATGCATTCACTGACATCGTGGGCCGAGGTCTTGGCCGCGGCGCCCATTTTTTCGACCAACTCGCGGGTTTTCGACGGGCAGGTTTTCTTCTTTTTCAGATCGTTCGCTGCTTCGGAGGCGAACGAACTGAATTGCACGAGCAGCTTTTGGTACGTGAGGGCCTTGGCGATTTGCGGATTGACGGCCTTCTTCCACTCCTCAACTTCTTCTTTCGAAGTGCGCCCGTTGGAGGGGGCGAAGGCGCCGGATTCAACGGCGCCGTGAGCCTCTTCCAGCTTTTCCAGCTTTTCGCCGATGCCCGTCTTGCCCGCGAGAGCACTTTTTGCCTTTTGCCATGTCTTGTTGACGAGGCTGGGTGGATAGGCGGTGAAAGCCATGATCGTTCCTCCGAAGGAAGGCGAGGTTTGTTTTTTACGCAAAGCGATGGCCAAGGATAACGCAGTCGTGCGTGTGCCGCCAAGTCAAGCAAAAACGATCATTTTAAGCGCGGCAATGGCGATGGCAATCCCGGTCGATTCAGCGGTTTTTCGGGCTTGGCAACGACGATGATCACGAACGTGTTCGGCTCGTATTCTCGCGGCTTGCCCGGTTGAGCCACGGCGGTGACGAGAAACAGATTGTGCGTCGTCGGATCGAGCGCCATCGTGCGGGCGCCGGTTTGCGTTGTCACCGTTTCGGCGACGCTATCCAGATCGCGCGGATCGGTGCGGACCACCGTCAGCGTGCCGTCGCCGTTGGAACTGAAAGCCAGACCGGTCGCGGGGTCGAAGGCGCAGCCGTCGGTGTGTTGTCCGATCGGCAAGCTAGCCACCACCGCGCCGCCGTTGGCGTTCAGCACGACCATTTTTCCATTGCGGCAGGTGCAGAATAGCCGCCGTCGCAAGAGATCCATCGACAGGCCCACCGGCGTTTGGCCGGGCGCGACGGGCCAGTGATGCGCGACCGAAAGCTTTCGGGCATCGAGATCGAGCACTTCGCCCTTGTCTTCGATGCACACGAAAACATGGCCTTTGCCGTCGGCCACGGCGGCTTCGGGCTTTCCGCCCAGCGGAATCGTGCCGACCACTTTTTCCAGCGCGGGATCGATTGCCGTCGCGTCGCTCGTGCCGGAGTTGAAGGTAAACAATCGGGCCGACTGCGAATCGTAAAGAATTCCGTCGGGACGTTTGCCGACGCCGATATGCCCGACCTCTTTGAGGGTTTTCAGGTCGAACACCGTGACGGTCGAATCGCCGCCGTTGCTGGTGAAGCCGCGGCCGAGCTTGGAGACAATCGCCACGCCGTGCACGCCTGGAGTGTTGGGGATTTCGCCGATCGGCGCGGCCCTTTCGACGTCGAAGAGCATGACACGGTCGGACCGGGCGATGTAGAGGCGGTGCGCGGTGGGATCGAGCGTCAGATAATCCCATCCCCCCTCGCCGCCGGGGGCGATCTTTTTGATGACGCGATAACCGGGCGCGCGTGGCTCCGCACCAACGACACGGACCGAAAACGCCGCCAGGATGGCCTGCACCGCGGCGGCAAGCACCGTGGCGGCGGTGAGCGCAGAACTCACCGAGCGATTGGATTCGAATATGCGAAACATTTGCAATGTTCCTCGATTGATCCGCACAACATGCCCACGCCGAGCGCTTCGCACTACCCACGGGTATTTCACCCGGGGGCAACGTGAAACGCCTTGGCCTGAGATTCTGCCAGCCCGGGCCGCAGCCGCCTGGGCGGCGGAGGAGCCCTGGGTTATCCGCTGTTGGCCCTTCCGCAGGTTAATTTACTGCTAGAACCGCAGAGACGCCAGCCGGGGAGCAGCGAGCCCGACCGATCGCCTCGCGGGCTGGGCGCGGCGTCGGCCGGAGTCGATAATTCCCCTGACCGCCGGCGACCGGCTCGCATCGCGATTTGGCCAGGCGTCGATCACCGTGGAACCAACATCATGCTGCATGCGATACTGATCCGCCCCAGAAAAAAGCCTGCCGGTTTGCGCCTTTCCTTCCTCGTTCCCCTACTGCTGGTTTTCACGATGACGATCTCCGCGACCCCGCTTTCGCCATTGCCGAGCCTGTTTGCCGACGAAGGCATGTGGCTCTTCAACAATCCGCCGCGAAAGCACCTTCAAGACAAATATCACTTCGAGCCCACGGATGCATGGCTGGCGCACCTTCAGCATTCCGCCGTGCGGTTCAACGACGGCGGGAGCGGGTCGTTCATTTCCGCCGATGGCCTGGTGCTCACCAACCACCACGTCGGCGCATCGGCCCTCCAAAAGCTGAGTTCGGCCGACCACAATTATTTGAACACCGGGTTTCATGCCAAGTCTCGGGCCGAGGAGATTCGGGCCGTCGATTCCGAGTTGAACGTGCTGCAAAATATCGAAGACGTGACGGGGCGGGTCGAGGCGGCCGTCAAGCCCGGCATGAATCCTGCCGCGGCCCACGAAGCCCGGCAAGCCGCGATCAACACGATCCAAAAAGAATCGTTCGACGCCACGGGGCTGCGCAGCGACGTGGTGACGCTCTACCACGGCGCCGTCTACCAGCTCTATCGCTACAAGCGCTACACCGACGTGCGATTGGTTTTCGCGCCCGAGCAATCGATCGCGTTTTTCGGCGGCGACCCCGACAATTTCGAATACCCGCGCTACGATCTCGATTTCTGCCTGTTTCGCGTTTATGAAAACGGCGCGCCGGCCAAGATCAAGGATTATTTGCACTGGAGCACCGCCGGCATCCGCGACGACGAGCTGGTGTTCGTCGCCGGCCATCCCGGACACACCGATCGGATGGATACGGTCGCCAATCTCGATTACATCCGCGACACGGAACTACCGCAAACGCTGGCGCGGTTATTTCGCAAAGAGGTGCTGCTCTCGGCGTTCAGCCAACGAAGCCGGGAAAACGCACGCCGGGCCGAGCATGAATTGTTCGGCGTGCAAAACAGCCGCAAGGCTCGCGGCGGCATGCTGGCCGGTTTGCAAAATCCCGAGATCATGGCCCAAAAAAAACGCGAGGAGCAAACGCTGCTCGCCGCCGCCAAAGCCGATCCGAAGCTCAAGGACGATCTCGCGGCCTGGCATGAGATCGAGCGCTCGCTGGGTGTGTTGAAGCAGATCAAGACCGAGCTCGACATGCTCGAATACGGCTGGGCCTTCGACAGCCGGCTATTCAACATTGCCCGCACGCTCGTTCGCCTGCCGGTGGAAGATGCCAAGCCGAACGCCGAGCGACTGCCGGAATTCGGCGAATCGAGCCGGCCATCGCTCGAGCAGCAGCTTTTTTCCACCGCACCGATCTACGACGATTTGGAAACGCTGAAACTGGCCGATTCGCTTTCCATGCTCGTCGAGAAGATGGGGGCCGACAACGAATTGGTCGTGAAAATCCTGGCCGGAAAATCTCCCCGCGATCGGGCCGCCGAATTGGTGCACGGCACAAAGCTCCGCTCGGTCGAAGATCGCAAGCGGCTTGCCGCGGGGGACACCGCCGCGATCAAGGCCTGCGACGATCCGATGATCCGCCTCGCGCTGCTGGTGGATCCGGCATCGCGCGCCGTGCGCAAGCGGGATGAGGCGGAGGTGCAAGAACCGATGCGGCAGGCGTATGCCAAGATTGCCGCCGTGCGGTTCTCGCTCTACGGCACCAATACCTATCCCGACGCGACATTCACCCTGCGATTGGCGTTTGGCCGAGTGAAAGGCTACACCGAAGCGGGCCGAATGCTGCCGGCTTGGACCACCATCGCCGGAGCCTTCGAGCACTCGGCCGAGCATCAGAATCGAGAGCCATTTCGCCTGCCGGAAAGCTGGGCGACGCACAAAGAGCAGCTCGATCTGGCCACCCCGATGAACTTCGTCTCGACGGCCGACATCATCGGCGGGAATTCCGGCAGCCCCGTCGTCAACCGCGACGGTCAATTGGTCGGCCTGATCTTCGACGGCAACATCCAATCGCTAGTGCTCGATTTCATTTACACGAGTGTCCAGGCGCGAGCCGTTTCGGTCGATGCCCGAGCGATCCTCGCATCGCTCCGCAAGGTTTACGACGCCGGCGATTTGGCGGACGAGATCGAACGAGGGTCGGACGATACGAACTCGCGCTCCCGTTGACCGCGGCGCCGTAAAACGCCTCGGCCTGAAACGCCTCGGCCTGAAACGCGTCGGCCTGAAGCGCCTCGGCCTGAAAGGCCGATTCTACCAGCCCAGGCCGGAGCCGCGCGAGCGGTGGAGGCCTGGGTCAACCGCCGCGCATGGCCTGTCGGCCCTGACAGGGCCGTTCAATAGGGCAACGCGAATTTCGGAACGGCCCCTTTACGGCCGGACGAGGCGTTGACTGCGTGCCCAGGGCTACGCCGCTCGCGCGGCTCCGCCCTAGGCTGATGGAATGAGCCCTTCAGGCTCAGGATACATAAAAGAGGCAGGCGGTCGCACGCAGCAGTTCATTCTTGGCGCTCCGGTTCGACGCTCTTCCGTCGACGGGCAATATGAATTAGATAGAGCACGCCGGCCGCGGCCAATTCCGCGACCAACCACACCACGCGCAGCACGACCGCCGCGGCCACGGCCACCTCCGGCCCCGACATCGGCCGCATCAACTCGGCCATCGCCACTTCGCGAACGACGATTCCGCCGGGAATGAACGACATGAAGCCGAGCACCACCGACACGCAGACGACCATCGTCGTTTGCGGCAATCCGGCGATCGATCCCGCCGAGGATTGCCCCATGCCTCGAAGCACGGCCGTCAAACTCAAACCCATGATCCACCATCCGATGCCGGTGGCCAGCCAGCCGAGCACGAGCGTGCGGTAGCCGATTCGCTCGAGTTGGTCTGCGGCGTCGGGATTGGCCCGCCCGATCCGCGTCAGACGGATCAGGCGTTGATAGACCGGCGGCAGAGTCGGCAGGCCCGAGGCGAGCATGAAGGCCACCGCCGCGGCGATGTAGAGCCAGTTGCGCGCGGACTGCATTGCGATCAGGGCGGCGGCGAGAAACGAGCCCGAAGCCATCATCGTCAGCGTTTCGACGAACACGCCGACGGCGGCGACGGCTCCGCTGACCTCCGGCCCGCGAACCAATCCCGCTCGCAACACCACGACGAGCGCCTTGCCGGGAACGTATTTCCCGACGTGGCCGATGTAATAGGCCCGAATCGCGGCGAATAGTCCGACGCGTTGCCCCATCGCCCGCAGCACTGCAAACCAGAACAGCGCCGAGGGAAGCATCGCGCACAGATAGATTGCACCGGCGGCAATGAGCCAAGCGAGATTCAACTCGAGCGGATGCTTGCGCAGATCGTCGAACGCTTTACCCACGGTGCGATGAACGCCCCAGATCAGCAGCCCGACGATCGCCAGCTTGATTGCCGCGACGAGCCATTTGCGCTGTTGCGGGGTCATGCGGCGCGCCGGCGTTTGCTTTTGGATCGGTTGAGACAAGCGGCTTTGGACGGTGCAAGTCTAACCGCGGTGGCGATGCGGCGGAATTGCCGATTCGCGAGCCGCACCGTTGCAAGCCGTCGAGTTGAATTCGACGGCCAGAAAAGCAGGCAGCGGATCGCCCGCTTCGATCGATGTGCGGTGCCGAAAGTAGCAGGCACACTCCGTGTGCCGTCTGCCGTATTTTGCGGTTTGACAATGGTTGCTACCCTGCTAGCCCGGAGCGTTAGCGAGGCCGCGCCGGTCGGTTACGCAATCTCGCAAACCAGGCTTATTCTGTGCGCCAGGAATCCGCGACACGGCTGCTAAATAGTAGCCCGAAGCGTAAGCGAGGGCAGGCCGCGGCGTAAGCGAGGGCAGGCCGCGATGGCTTCCTCGCTTGCGCTTCGGGCTGGTGTGCCTGCTACACTATGAATCGTCGTGTGCCGGGCCCCTCCTCCCTGAGCTTTCGGCACTTTACAATAGGATCGCCTCGTCGTCGGTCCGCCTCGTCGGTCGCGGCCAAACGCTGTCGGAAACGCCTTTCATGCAACGCGCGATATCGCTGGCCATTCTCGTCGGTCTGGTCGTGCTGCTGGCGATCCTGTTTTACCAGGTGATGATCGGTTTTTTATTGCCGCTCTTCCTGGCGGCGCTGTTGGCGATCCTGTTTCAGCCGCTGCATCAATGGATCGTCCGCGTATTTCGCGGATACAACGGTTTGGCGGCGGCAGCGACGACGATCCTGATTCTGCTGATCGTTCTGGCCCCGTTGGGATTCGTGGTGTTTCGCGCGGCGCGAGAGGCGACGGCAATTCTGTCGCGGTCGCACGGTCCGCAGTTCGATCGGCAAACGCTCGATCGCATCGTCGACAATCTAAACCAGCGTTTCTCGCTCGATCTTTCACCCAAGGAACTGATGCAAGTCGCTTCCGCGAAAGCGCAAGACTGGTTCGGCCCGCTGGCGGCTAAAACACCGGGGTTCTTGGGCGGACTGCTGATCAATTGCCTGGTTACGGTGCTCGGGCTGTACTATTTCCTCGCCGACGGCACGCAACTCACCGCCTCGGCAATGCGGCTGCTGCCTTTGGACCAGAAATATCAGCAGCAACTCGTCGGAAAATTCGTCGAGATGAGCCGTGCGGTCACCAGCGCCTCGCTGCTGGCCGCGCTGACGCAAGGCATTTTGCTCGGCATCGCCTATTATTTCGCGGGCCTCAGCGGCATGTTTCTGCTCACGATCCTTACGATGCTCGCCTCCTTCGTGCCGTTGATCGGCTCATCGGTCGTGTGGGGCTCATGCTGCGTGTGGCTCTTTTTCGACGACAAAGCGACCGCCGCAATGCTGCTGCTCGTTTGGTCGGGAATTGTCGTCGTCGTGGCCGATAATTTCGTCAAACCGATGGTGCTGCACGGGCAGTCGAAGTTGCACCCGTTGCTCGCGCTATTGAGCGTGTTGGGAGGCGTGCAGGTGCTCGGCCCGCTGGGGATCTTTTTCGGTCCGATGGCGGTTGCCTTCTTGCAAGCCGGGCTGACCATGCTCAATACCGAGTTGAACGCGCTACCGGCCGAATTGTCGGCGGCCGGTGAGCCGCTTGGCCAAGATGCGCGAGCGGCGCGTGCCGACGCCGCCCCGGCGAAGAGCCGGCATGCGCGGCAGCGGAAGAAAGGGTGAGGGGTGAGGGGTGAGGGGTGAGGGGTGAGGGGTGAAGGGTGAGGGGTGAGGGGTGAGGGGTGAGAGGTGAGGCTTGGCCGAAAAAATAACTTCTCCACATACCCTCTCCCCTTGCGGGAGAGGGCAGGGTGAGGGGTGCGAAAAGCGGAAGTTGTCGCAAGAATCGAATTTAGCGGAGACCGCAATGTTTGGCGCAGCTTGGATGACGTTGGGAATTTTGGCGGCGGCGATTCAATGGGGCTGGCAGCCACTGCCCGACGGCGGAAAGGAATACATCGTTCAAGTCGAACCGCAGTTGACCGACCTTGAATCGTTCCGCAAGGAAGGATTTACGAGCGCTGTGCCGCCGACGCTGCGCGACATTCGGGAGATCCGCATCGTTGTCGGATCCGAGGCCCTGCCGAACCAGGGCGAAATACCCGCCGCCCCGGCAACGCTGCCGGCCGGCGTGTCGGCCGCGCCGCTCACCACGCCGCTGCGGCTCGACGCGCCTTCGGCGAAAGTGTCGCTGGCCAACGGGCATCAGCCGGCCGAGGCCGTGAACGAAAACGGCGACGCGACACCAGCGGCAGACAACGCCGCCGCGCCGCATTCCGCGCCGCGATCGCCGTCGGACAGGCCGGTCGAAGAATCGCCGCCGGTGTCATCCGCCACGCCGCCCCGGCCGTGGCTGACGCTATTGTTCGTGACCGGCGGATTGATCGTGTCGCTCTCGGGCAACCTGTTTTTGGGTTGGCTGCATTGGGGCGCTCGCAGCCAATATCGGAATCTCGTTTCGCGACTTCGCTCCCAGCGAACGACCACCGATTGACGCTGCCGGCGGCAGGCATTGGGAGGGCGGCACGCGACGCCCACGCCCGCTTGCCTCACCCTGACCCCTCACCCTCGCCTTCGCCTTCACTCTATCTCCCGATCCCGACCCATTCTGCGGGCTGATAGCCGTTGGAAACCCAGCGGGGGGAGTAGGGGCCGTGAACCGGGTCCGGATTGGCTTCCGGCCGCGAGTTGGAAATGCCGAACCAAGCGAGCGCGGCCAAGCGAGCCCGCCGTTCGGCGGCCCGTTGCTGGGCGTTCGCCCGAACAATCACTTCCGGATCTTCGCTGCGCCGCCGCTCTTGTTCGTAGAGCCATAGCTCCGGTGTTTCGCCAGGCGAGATCGTCCGCACGGCGTCGCGGGCCGGCATCGGTGGTTCGGGCACGAGCCGGGCGGCAGGCTGTTGTCCAAATGCCATCGCAGGCCCCAGCAATCCAATTACCAGCGCGAGCGCAAATGTCTTCATATCGGATTCCTCGAAGCGGGAGAGCGGAAAAATACGCAGGCGGGACGGGCGTCGTCGCCGTCTCGCAGACGAAGCCGCGCCGAACGGTGCGCGGCGGCCGCTATTGACCGTTTCGGTTTTGCCGGCCCGTTGCGATTAAACGATTCTTTGCGAAGTGCGGTTTTTGCCGCGGGCGCTATCCGCCGTGGTAAGCGAGCAAAAGATTGCCGGCAAATCGCCCTGGAGCCATGGGCCCCATGAAACGGGCCAATGGCGGGCTCGAATCATCGAGCAGACCACGATAGGCCCGTTCGTCGCCTTCGACGACCAATACATACACCAGCCGGGCCGACTGCCAGCAGCCGATCGTCAATCCGCCGGTGCTTGAACCGGGCTTGAACGGCGAGCCGGCAATGGGGCCGTCGTCGGCGATCACGAACAAGACGGCCCGCCGGCCATTGGCCGACAAATCGTAGGCGCAAGCCGCTTCGCCCACCAGCGCGGAAACATCTTGCCAATGCTGGGGTTGTGGCCGAATCGCATCGGCAACCGGAAAATCGCGGACCACCGCATGCGGCGGCAACGGTTGCCACGACGGATGAGACTGCAAACGAGCGAACCATTCGGCGCTGAGATCCAAGAGCCGGTCGTACGTCAAGGACGGATGCCGCGGCCAGAACGCATGTCCGGCCAGAACCAACAGCAAGCCGGCGGCCGCGGCGACCAACACCTTCCACCGGGCCCGCCGGGCACCAACCGCGCTGCCGAGTCGCATGCCGTTCGCAAGGCACGTTGCCCCTTCACTCGCGCGACCCTGGCACGCTTCTTCTTCACTCGGCCCTCGCCCCTCGCCCCTCGCCCCGGCCAATATCCGCTCGTGCAAGCCCGCCGGTATTTCTACCGCGGCAAACGCGCCGGCCAGCCGCGCATCGAGTTGCTGAGTTCGGTCGTAGCGCAATTGCAATGCGGCGTCGTCGGCCGCTTGCGCCGCGAGCGGCGCCACTTCGGAAAGCTCGATATCCGCGCTGCCAGGGCGGCAGGCGTCGATCATCTCGTGGAGCTTGCGGCGATCCATCATGTGCCCCCTCGACGCGGCGCGATGGGTCCTGCGTCGGCCGCTGGTTGCAGTTCCGCCTCAAACAGCCGCTGCCGTAGATGCGATTTCGCCCGCGACAAGCGACTCATCACCGTTCCGATCGGCAAGCCGAATTGCTCGGCCATGTCGCGATAGGAAAGATTTTCGAAATAAAAGCTCAACAAGACCAATTTGTAATCGTCGGGCAATTCATCGATCGCCGCTTGCAACAATTCGCGATCGATTTGCCAATCTTGCGACACCTCATCGGCGGGCAAGGAGTCGGCGTCGAGCGGCACGGTCAATTCGCGCTCGACCCTGCCGCGATTTTGCGATCTGCAATATGTTCGACGCATGACCGTCATCAGCCAGACCCGAGCGCTGCGCAGGTCGCGAAGTTGCTCGATTTTGCGGTGTGCGATTAAAAAAGTTTGTTGCGTCAGGTCTTCGGCGTCGGCCGAAGTGCCAGTCAGCCGGAAAGCGTAGCGATAAAGTGCGCTGGCGTGTTCGGCGACTAGTTGCGGAAGGTCTATTGCCGGCTTCTCGGCGATTTGGTTTGGCGAGGTCCGGAAATTGGAATCCGTTATCGGCTCTGAACCAGTTGCCGGCTCTGGCATATCGCCTGCCGGCTCTGGCATATTGCCTGCCGGCTCTGGCATATCGTTATGGGGCGGCTCTGGGCTGGCTGCATGGCCATCCCGAGCCCCGTTTTCTTTGGCCGAGCAATCGTCTGTCATCGTCGACTCCTGCCCAACAGATAAGAGACTTGCTGTGGCGGATTTATTCCAAGGCTGGTCGCGAGAAGATCAGATTTCGTTGATTTCCGGCGGCGAGTGGATCTTCCGTCCGTCATTCTAAAGTTTTTTCGCTCGCGGTGGGAATAAATTGCCTGGCGACCGGCTCTTTTATGGTAGCGGAGCGTGGGAATGGCCCGCGCCTACAAACGAGACAGCGTTCCTTCAGGCGAAAGGTGCTGAGATGAAGAAGTTTGCAGCGATGTTGATGTTGGTGTGCACGCTTGGCGTGATGGGTGTCGTGGGCTGCGAGGGAGACAAGAAGCCGGCCGTTCCGTCGACGCCTTCGACCCCGACGACTCCGTCCGAGAAGGACAAGATGTCGGGCCCGGCCACGCCGACGACCCCGGCCACGCCGACGACTCCGGCTCCATCCTCGTCGAAGTAAATTCTGCGTTGAGCCGCACGACCGTGGGGCGATTGATCGCATCCAGTCCGCCGGCACGAGCCAAGCGAATGGGACGGCTATCCGCAAGGTGCGCCGTCCCATTGCTATTTGCGGGCGGCCGATTGAGGCCAAATTG
This DNA window, taken from Pirellulales bacterium, encodes the following:
- a CDS encoding AI-2E family transporter, producing MQRAISLAILVGLVVLLAILFYQVMIGFLLPLFLAALLAILFQPLHQWIVRVFRGYNGLAAAATTILILLIVLAPLGFVVFRAAREATAILSRSHGPQFDRQTLDRIVDNLNQRFSLDLSPKELMQVASAKAQDWFGPLAAKTPGFLGGLLINCLVTVLGLYYFLADGTQLTASAMRLLPLDQKYQQQLVGKFVEMSRAVTSASLLAALTQGILLGIAYYFAGLSGMFLLTILTMLASFVPLIGSSVVWGSCCVWLFFDDKATAAMLLLVWSGIVVVVADNFVKPMVLHGQSKLHPLLALLSVLGGVQVLGPLGIFFGPMAVAFLQAGLTMLNTELNALPAELSAAGEPLGQDARAARADAAPAKSRHARQRKKG
- a CDS encoding sigma-70 family RNA polymerase sigma factor — translated: MTDDCSAKENGARDGHAASPEPPHNDMPEPAGNMPEPAGDMPEPATGSEPITDSNFRTSPNQIAEKPAIDLPQLVAEHASALYRYAFRLTGTSADAEDLTQQTFLIAHRKIEQLRDLRSARVWLMTVMRRTYCRSQNRGRVERELTVPLDADSLPADEVSQDWQIDRELLQAAIDELPDDYKLVLLSFYFENLSYRDMAEQFGLPIGTVMSRLSRAKSHLRQRLFEAELQPAADAGPIAPRRGGT